CGAAAACAAATGCACCTCCGTTCTTCGGCTTAGGTATCGACCATTGATAGCCGTATTCAGTGAAGTCGTCGCTTATCTCGCTTGAGGCGTCAGCAATATAAGGTGTTACAGAACGGCGCACCCAGTCTTCGGATATGACTTGCTTGCCGTCCCAAAGCCCATTTCGCAAGTAAAGGTAACCAATCCGCGCCATGTCATGCCCTGTAAGGTAGAGCCCACCTTCAGTATCGGCTTCACCATCGGGCGTAATTTTCCAATGAAACTCATCAATACCAATTGGGCCAAATAGCTTTTCCTTCGCCCAAGCATCGACGCGTTGACCGGTCGCTTCGTGCAGAATTTTGCCAAGGAGAACGCTCACGCCGTCATTGTATTTGAATACTTTGCCAGGCTCTTCATACATAGGTTGGTCAAGAATGAACTGGATCCATGTCTCAGAGTTTTCAAGCGCGTAAGTACTGTCGGTTTCAGATCCGAAACCATTGATGTCATTCCACGCGATACCGGTTCGCATGGTCAGAAGATCATGAATCGTAATTCGCTCTTTGCGCGGGTCAGATCTATCGAATACGTAGTCTTCAAAGAAGGACAATGCCAAGACATCGGTTCCTTCGATAAATCCCTCATCGATCGCGATACCGAATGCAGCGGAATTAATGCTCTTCGTAACTGACTGGACAGTATGCAGATCGGTACCCTGATAATAAGGATGCAGATTAGCATCGTCGTAATTGTAGATTGGATTTTTAAAGTTTGGCGTTAATAGCTCGTCTGGGGCAAGGTTCGCCGCCAGCAAGGCATAGTCCCGCTCGATCTTTTTTTCGGCGACGATGCGGCCGTGTCGTATGAGTAGAAAATAATCAACGCGGCCGTACTCTTCCGCAACCAGATCCTCGATAAACTGATTAATGGGCTCGGGATCGAATCCTTCCACTGCAAGGGTTGAGTATTCCCATTCTTCTTGCGGCCATGAAATATCTGAAACGTAATCGGAATGGCTAGCAGGGACTGCCTCGTCGTTTTGAGGGACTGCGCAAGCCAACATCAAAACCGCCAAGCCACCAACGGTCAACAAACGCATTGTTTTAGACGCGCTTTTCGAAAGGCATGTCGTCATTTTGCACTCCCTTTTTTTAAGAGTATTAATAATAATTGACAACCCTGCTCTGAGCAACAAGTTGTGTTATCTTCGAGTTTTTTGCTTATTAACTAGCTTGTAGTATAGGTCTATATCGAGTGAAATTGTGTTTCGCTTTAAAAAACTTGAGGGGCCAGAGCCGATGAAACGTCTGATTTTGACCTGAGAATGTTGATTAAAACAAAATTAGTCAACGGAGATGGGTCGCCTAATGGGGCTGTTGGCTAATTTTGGTTAAAGCGTAAAACTGCCTGTTAGCTGATGTTAGCTTTTGTTGAATTTTGCGTTATTGACTGACAAGAAAATTGTCTTAAGCGACGTTTTGATCTCGTTAATATTTACTTTAAATAGAAGCGAATATTTCAGCACAGTATTTTGAGAGGCGGCTAAGGTTTAGTCAGTGGGCATTGAGGTTAAGTACACTAAATTCCGCTTAGAGGTACTAAGATTCAAGTGTCGCTATAAATGTTTGTAAATGCTCTCTAACAGGAACTATTCAGTTTAACGGCTTGGATAATCTTGGCATACGATTAGTTAATATCTTTTTGACTGATACGTTCGCCAATAGCACGAACAATTCGCAGGTAATTTTCATTGTTTTCTAAATGACCATTGTTTGACCAGTTTGCCATGAAGACGATTACGGTTTGGTTGTTGTAATCAGCAAAAATATACTGGCCGAATGAACCCGAAGTGTATATCAAGTTGTCGTCTCGTAGCATCCAGACGTGATTTCTGTAATCCTCTACTTGCCCAAGCAACTCATAGGTTGGTCGTGGTGCAGTAATAGGTTCG
The Colwellia sp. Arc7-D genome window above contains:
- a CDS encoding serine hydrolase — translated: MTTCLSKSASKTMRLLTVGGLAVLMLACAVPQNDEAVPASHSDYVSDISWPQEEWEYSTLAVEGFDPEPINQFIEDLVAEEYGRVDYFLLIRHGRIVAEKKIERDYALLAANLAPDELLTPNFKNPIYNYDDANLHPYYQGTDLHTVQSVTKSINSAAFGIAIDEGFIEGTDVLALSFFEDYVFDRSDPRKERITIHDLLTMRTGIAWNDINGFGSETDSTYALENSETWIQFILDQPMYEEPGKVFKYNDGVSVLLGKILHEATGQRVDAWAKEKLFGPIGIDEFHWKITPDGEADTEGGLYLTGHDMARIGYLYLRNGLWDGKQVISEDWVRRSVTPYIADASSEISDDFTEYGYQWSIPKPKNGGAFVFGGYGLGGQRIMVFPEYDVVAVFQGWDPVSEYWKANNAFQTTVLPLSLKKPE